The genomic interval TGATCTCATTCGAAGCGGGCCTTGCCCCCTCGGGCGCCCCTGCGGCTCAGACATCTTGGAATGATGCATGATTCGCGCCTCGATGAAATGCCTTCCGACGCATGGCGCAAAAACGGGGCTGACCGGCCGGTCAGCCCCGTTTCCTTTCCATAAAGTGTTATGCCACCTCGACGATGCCGCCGTCGAGCACGCGCACGGTCTGCCCCGTCTGCACGGCGGCGAGAAATTCGTCGCCCAGGCAGTCGATGACCGGCATATCGGCGTCCGTCCACACGGACGCGAGGATCGCGCCCGAGGCCGCCAGCGAGTCGATGTGCTTGGAAAAGAGCATGCACGCCGGCTGCTGCCCGGAGGCGCAGGCTGTGTAGAGCACCATGCCGCCGGTGGTCGAGCCGATCGTCTCCGGCAGGCACAGAGCCTTGCCGATCATCGGCTTTTTATACAGGTCGGGGTTGTTCTGGTCGCCGCATTTGACCTGCTTGTCGTGGAACATCAAGGCCATCTGATAGCTGGCGAGCGTGTTGAAGCCGCCGTGCGACACGAGGGCTTCCGCCTCGCACGTGCCGGGACAGATGACGCGGCCCTGAAACTGTTTCATATTAGTTGGCCCCCTTCGTAATCATGGTGATGATCTCATCCTCGGTGTAGTAGCGCGCGGTCGAATACGTGCGCAGCTTGTTCGACGAGGTGATGACGGGCATGGCTTTGCTGAGCGGGTTGTTCATGTACATGAGCGGGCAGATGTAGCTGAGCACGACGCCGGTGTTGCGCAGGCGGGGTGCGTACTCTGTCTTTTCAAATTCCTCGATAACGCCGGGTGCGGCGGTGAACACCGTCGGGATGCAGACCTTGCGCTGACCGTGCGCCCGGAGGCTGGCCTCGACGCGCTCGGTCGTGTCGATGAGCTGGTGGAGCGTCATGTGCGGGCAGCCCATGAAGCACAGCTTCGGCTTGGCGTTGAGATTCTTCCACACGCACGGATAGCTCTCGCGCACGCGCTGGAGCTCCGCGTCGTCGATGACGTACACGGGCGCACCGTCGCGGATGAGCGCCTCGCCCTGCTGCACGGCCTCGGGCGTGAGGTGCTCGATGTGGTACAGGCCCACGGCGCCGTTGGACGCGGTGGCTGCGCCGAAGTCCTTGAGATACGCGATGGCATCCTCATTGATCTCCGTGCCGATCCACTGGTCAAGCCCCTTGACATACGGCACTTTTTCCATGACCTTCATGCCGATGGCGGAGCCGAGCAGCTGCGGCTCGGGCTTTTTCGTCGTGCGCACCTCGACGATCCAGTCGGCCTTTCGTCCGTCGTCGGTCAGAAAACCGAAATACGGCACGCAGCCGGCGATAGAGCCCATGAGCTCGATCATGCCGGAGTTGCGGTTGCAGCGCGCGCCGAGCACGCTGTTGGCGTACACCACGGCGGACGACTCCGCCCACGAGAGCACCTCGCCCTGCTTGGGCTTGTTGCCCACCTCGTCGAGGTAGCAGGTGCAGGTGTAGTCCTTGTCGCTGAGGATGCCGAGCTTTCTCAGCTGGGCCTCGTAGCGCGCCTGCTGCTTATACATGAACTGGTGGAACACCAGATCCTGCAGCGGGTTCGAGGGGACGTTCTTGTCGAGCGGGAGCGGGTCGGCGGTGAATTTCTGCTCGGAAAACGCGCCGGCCTCGATCAGCTGGTCATACAGGTCATAGACCGGCTTCATGGCGTTGATGCCGAAGCTGATGACCGTGTGGCCGTAGGTGCTCGTGACGGGCACCATCTTTTCCGCGCCGAAGGCGTCGCCGTACATGACGAGCGTTTTCATGACCTTGGCCATGACGGCGCCCTTGCTGCCGTCGAGCACGGCCTGTTGTTCGGGTGTCAGTTTCATGGGGAATCGACCTCCTTGTACATACACTTTCTGTGAATTTCTTGACAAGAATTATAGCCCAATTTGGGCAAAAATGCAAGGGGCATTTGCGCGCAGCTGCGTGTGTGCGAAAAACCCCGCCGACCGGCGGGGTTTTGCTTATTTTCCCGCGCGGGCGGCCTTGGCCGGCAGCGGGATCTGCGCGAGGACGACGGCGAGGAACATCAGCGCGCAGCCGAGGTATTCGCGCGGGGTCATGTGCTGGTGTAGAATGATCGCGCCCGCGATGACGGCGAACACGCTCTCAAGGCTCAGCAGGATGGTGACGACCGTGGGGTTGGAGTCCTTCTGCGCGAGGATCTGCAGCGTGTAGCCCACACCGCACGAGAACACGCCCACATACAGCAGCGGCAGCGCGCACGAGAGCAGGGCGGCGGCGTCCACGTGCTCGAAAAACGGGATGCACACGGCCGACCACAGCCCCGCGAACAGAAACTGCACGCAGCTGAGCTTCACCCCATCGCACGTTGCACCGAAGTGGTCGATGACCAGAATGTGCACGGCAAAGCACACCGCGCACACGAGCACGAGCAGGTCGCCCGCGGCGAGGCGGAAGCTGCCCTTGATGCACAGCAGGTACAGGGATACGACCGACAGCACGACCGCGATCCATACCGGCAGGCTGACCTTGCGCCTGAAAAACAGGCCGAACACTGGCACGAGCACCACGTACAGCGCCGTGAGAAAGCCCGCCTTTCCGGCGTCCGTCCCGGCGGTGATGCCGGCCTGCTGGAAGTTCGAGGCGATGGCCAGCGCCGTGCCGCAGCAAAAGCCGCCGAGCCAGAGCTGTCTGCGTCCGGCGCGTTTTTCCGCCTCCGTGGGCTGCGGGCGGTCCTTATGCACGGCATGCAGCACCGCGATGAGCACCAGCAGCGCGAGCACGGCGATGAAATAGCGCACGGCGTTGAACGTGAATGTGCCGATCGTATCGGCGCAGACGTCCTGCGCGACGAAGGCGGTGCCCCAGATGAGCGCGGCCAGGATCGGGAAAACGACTTGACGGATCTGATTGTGTTTCATAGGCGGGACCCCTTGGCAATGTCGGCGGCAAATACAAAAGCAGTCAGACTTTCCTCGCCTGACTGCCGGTAGGTGCACACCTGTGTCCATAGCATAGTACAGGCGTGAACGCTTGTCAATCGGTTTTTTGCTGTAAATCGTGAAATTTCACGCCTTGTGCGCGCGGCCGCCGCTGTGCATGGCGGCGTGCTCCCTGGCGATCTCGGCGTAGAGCGCGGTGGCCGTCCAGGCGGCGTTCGTGTCCGTCAGCATGGCCTTGAGCGCGACGGGCGGGATGTGCGCGGCGCGCCATCCCTGCAGCATCCCCTCGAGCAGGCCGGGGCGAAAGTGCGCCATGACGAGCATCTCCCCCGGGAGCGGGGCGGCGGGGGCGTCCGGCTCGCGCGGCAGCACGCCGGCCAGCGCGCCGATCGTCTGGCCGAAGTCGGCCGGGTCGACCGCCTGCACCCGGATGCCGAGCCGCAGGCACACGATCTGCATTTTCCCGAGTTTTTTCGGGTCGATTTGATAGGCGAGTAGGGTGGGGGTCATATCAGATCACCTGCTTCCAGATCAGAATGAGATACACCACGGCCGCGCACTGCAGGCACAGCAGCGCGGGAAAGCCGAAGCGAAATTCCTTATGTTTCGTCTTGTGGTGGAACATGCGCATGCCCAGCGTGCCGCCGAGCGCCCCGCCGAGCGCGGCGAGGGCGAAGAGCGTGCCCTCCGCGATGCGCCATTTGCCCGCGCGGGCCTTCGCCTTGTCGATGCCCATGGCGGCGAAGGCGATGATGTTGATGGCGGCGAGGTAGAGAAAGAGATAGCTCATCGGCGGCCGCCTTTCCCGCGCGGGGGCTGCGTGCCCCTGCCGCCGGAGCGGGGCGCGCCCGGCTTGGCGGACGTTCCGGACCGGCCGGGTTTGCTGGATTTGGCGGACTTTCCGGCCCTGCCGCTCTGTGCGGCGCGGGCGGACGCGGGCTTTTTGCCGCCGCCGTAGACCTTGCCGTATTTGCGCTGGGGCGGCTGGGGTTCGGCGGGTCTGGCGGGCTTGCGCCGGTCGGTCATCGGGCGGACGAGACAGTCCTTGCCGAAGCCGATCAGATCCTCGCGCCCGGCCTCGTGCAGCGCCTGAATGACGAGCCGGCGCTTGTCCGGCCGGCGCCACTGCAGCAGCGCGCGTTGCATGTCCTTTTCATGCGGCGTCTTGGCGACGTAGACCGGCTGCATCGTGCGCGGATCGATGCCGGTGTGGTACATGCATGTGCTGATCGTGCCGGGGGTGGGGTAAAAATCCTGCACCTGCTCGGGCTGGCGGCCGCGGCGGTTGAGATACTCCGCGAGGGCCACGGCGTCGGCGAGCGTGCTGCCGGGGTGCGAGCTCATGAGGTACGGCACGACGTACTGTTCCTTATCATACCTGTGGTTGAGCTGGCGGTATTCGTCCATGAAGCGCTCGTACGTGCCAATGTGGGGCTTGCCCATATAGTCGAGCACGGAGTCGATGCAGTGCTCGGGCGCGACCTTGAGCTGGCCGGAGATGTGGTAGCGCACGAGCTCACGGAAGAACGCGTCGTTATCGTCGCAGAGCATGTAGTCATAGCGGATGCCGCTGCGCACGAACACCTTCTTCACGCCGGGGATCTGGCGCAGCTTGCGCAGCAGGGCGAGATAGTCCGAGTGGTCGGCGTCGATATTCGGGCACGGCGTCGGCGCGAGGCACAGCCGGTTCGGGCACATGCCGCGCTCCAGCTGCTGGCGGCACGATGGGTGGCGGAAATTTGCCGACGGGCCGCCGACATCGGATACGTACCCCTTCCAGAGCGGGTGGTGCGTCATGGCCTCGACCTCGCGGATGACGCTCGCGTGGCTGCGGCTCGTGATCATGCGGCCCTGGTGGAACGCCAGCGCGCAGAAATTGCACCCGCCGAAGCAGCCGCGGTTGTGGATCACGCTAAAGCGCACCTCCTCGATCGCGGGCACGCCGCCAAGCGGCTCGTACATGGGGTGCCACTCGCGGGTATAGGGCAGCTCGGCCACGCGGTCGAGCTCCTTCGTGTCGAGCGGCATGGCGGGCGGGTTGATGATCAGATAGCGCCCCTCGCACGGCTGGATCATGGCGCGGCCGCGGATGGGGTCGTGCTCGGCGTATTCGGTGCGCGTGGCCTCGGCATAGAGGCGCTTATCATCGCGCACGTCCTCGAACGACGGGAGCGTGATGTGGTCAAATTTGCACACGGAGGGGTCACGTGTGATGTAGCCCGTGCCGGGGATGTCCGTCATCGTGCGCACAGACTGCTTTTTCTTCAGGCGGTGGGCGATCTCGATCGTCGCTGCCTCGCCCATGCCGTAGACCAGCAGGTCGGCCGGGGCGTCGAAGAGGATGGCGCGGCGGACGGAATCGTCCCAGTAATCGTAGTGTGCGAAACGGCGCAGGCTCGCCTCGAGCGAGCCGAGGATGATCGGCATGTCGGGGCCGAAGGCCTCGCGCGCGCGGTTGCAGTAGACGATGGCCGCGCGGTCGGGCCGGCAGCCGGAGCGCTTGCCGGGGGAGTAAAAATCCTCGCTGCGGCGGCGCTTGGCCGCCGTGTAGTGCGCGACCATGGAGTCGAGATTGCCTGCGCCGATGAACACGCCCAGCCGCGGCCGGCCCATGGCGCGGAAGGCCTCCGCGTCGTGCCAGTCCGGCTGCGCGAGCACGGCCACGCGCAGGCCCTCGGCCTCGAGCACGCGGCTGATGACCGCCGTGCCGAAGCTCGGATGATCGACATATGCGTCGCCGCCGACGACGAGCGCATCGTACCACCACCAGCCGCGCTCGTGCATCTCCTCGGCGGAGACGGGCAGAAAATCACACCGTTCCATGCGTCACCGTCCTGTGGATGAGCCGGCCCATGAGCAGCAGGTGCGCGCGCACGCCGGGGTCGCGCCCGATCTGCACGAAGCCGCTGCGTTGGTAGAACGTGATGGCCCGGGCATTGTTTTCCGACACGTGCAGGCGCACGGCCGTACGGTCGTGATTCTCATAAAACCAGAACGCGTAGCCCAGCAGCTGGATCGCCCAGCCGCGGCCGCGGTACTCCGGCAGCATATACAGCAGGCTGATCCAGCCGCAGCCGGACTGCTCGTCGCGCCCGGGGTCGAGCTCGACGAGGCCGACGACGCGGTCCCCGCTCAGGACGCGCACGACGGAGCCGGGATGCTCCTGCGCGTGCCGGGCGGCGCTGCGGGCATAGAGCTCGGGCACGAAACCCTCGTCCGTCTCGTGCACGTTGCGCCAGGCGTCCCGGTAGCACTGGAGGTAAAACGCCTCGTCGCGCGGGAAGCGCAGCGGCTCATAGCGCAGATCCTCCACGCCGCTGCCGCTGCCGCGCCACCAGGTCTGGCGGCCGAAGGTGCTCAGCGCGGGCGGGAGGTGGCGGTTGTCGTTATAATACTCCACGGTCGTGCGCTCGCCGTCGACGAGCAGCAGGCTCACGGACGTGTTGTCGCCGTAGGGCAGGGTGGCCATCTCGCTGTTCGGGATGCCCAGCACCGTGCACAGATAGGCGCGGATGGCCATGCCGTGGCTCACGAGGACGATCGTCTGCCCGTCGTGCCGCGCGGCGAGATCCTCTATGGCGCGCTTCATGCGCTTTTGCACGTCGCGGAGCGGCTCGCAGCCGGGCACGGACCAGCGGTCGGGGTCGGTGTTGAAATAGCGCATCTGCTCCGGGAATTCGTGCTCGATATCGCCCCAGGCGCGGCCCTCCCACACGCCCATGCAGATCTCTGTCAGGCGCGGCGTGACCACGGCCGGAATGTCATGATAGCGCGTGATCGCCTCGGCCGTTGCGCGCGCGCGTGACAAATCGCTGCAGTAGAGCGCGTCGATGTGTTCGCGGCGGAACCGCTGCGCGAGCGCATCGATCTGCTGCAGGCCGAGCGGGGTGATGCTCCCGTCCCAGCGTCCCTGAATGCGGCGGTAGAGGTTGCCCTCCGCTTCCGCGTGCCGGATCAGATAAATTTTCGTCATTGCGGGCCTCCAAAACTTGACCATAGTGGAATCATACAGTATAATAATCTGAATCCGCGCTTTGATTTCGCGCGGGAATGCATAAGTGCCTGTACGAGCGCATTATACCGTGTTTTCGCGGCGCGCACAAGTGCTTTGGAGGGTAAAGTGAAAGTAATCCACGTGATCAGCGGAGGCGATACCGGCGGCGCCCGGACGCATGTTTACTCCGTGTTGAAATATCTCAATCAGATCATCGACGTGCAGCTCGTGTGCTTCCGCGCCGGCGATTTTGCCGACGGTGCGGCCGCGCTCGGTATCCCGACGATGGTGCTCGGCAAGGGCTTTTTGGCAAACCTCAGGGCGCTCAGGCGGATCATCCGCGACGGGGAGTATGACCTCGTGCACTGCCACGGCGCGCTCGCAAACGTTACCGGAGCGCTGCTGCGCCGGCATTTGCATGTGCCGGTCATCAGCACTGTGCACAGCGACTACCGGCTCGACTATCTCGGCCGGCCGTTCGCCCGCGCCGTCTACGGTACGCTCAATACCTGGGCCCTGCACCAACTCGATTACCGCGTGTGCGTGTCCGACCCCATCCGCCAGCGGCTCATCGACCGCGGCTTTGAGCCGAACCGGCTCTTTTCCATCTACAACGGGCTCGACTTTTCCCACGTCGTGCCCAAGACCGACCGTGCGGCGTATTTCGCGCAGTTCGGCTATACCGTGCATGAGGGCGACGTCATCGCGGGCATTGCCGCCCGGCTCGACCCCGTGAAGGATATCCCGACGCTCCTGCGCGCAGTGGCGCTGGCCAAAAAGGCCTGCCCGCAGCTGCGCCTCGCCATTGCGGGCGACGGTAAGGAGCGCAAAAAGCTCGAGGCGCTCACAAAGGAGCTGAACCTTGAGGACAGCGTGTTCTTCCTCGGCTGGGTCAACGACCTCGACAGCTTCTACGGCGCGCTCGATATCAACACGCTCTCGTCCGTGTCGGAGGCGTTTCCCTATGCGCTGCCAGAGGGCGCGCGCGCGCATCTGGCCACCGTAGCCTCGAACGTCGGCGGCGTGCCGGCCATCATCGAGCACGGCGTGACCGGCCTGCTCATCGAACCCGGCGACGTGCGCATGCTCGCGGCCTATCTCGCGCGCTACGCGCTCGACGAAAACTACCGCCGCGAGATGGGCGAGGCGCTCTACCGGCGCGGCAAGGCCGACTTTTCCGAGGAGGCCACCGGCCTGCGCCAGCTGGAGATCTACCACGCGGTCTTCCGCATGGAGCGCAACCGGCGCGACGGTGTGCGCGACGGCGTGCTCATCTGCGGCGCCTACGGCTTCGGCAACACCGGCGACGACGCCATTTTGCAGGCTATCATCGGCGAGATGCGCCGCATCGACCCGCATATGCCCGTGACCGTGCTCTCCCGCCGGCCGAAGGACACGCGCAGCGCCTGCGGCGTCAACGCCTGCCACCGGTTTCATCTTTTTGCCATCCGGCGCATCCTGCGCCGCAGCCTGCTGTTTATCAGCGGCGGCGGCAGCCTCATGCAGGACGTCACGAGCCGGCTGAGCTTATGGTATTATCTCGGCACGATCCGCATGGCGCACCGCTGCGGCTGCAAGGTGCAGATGTACGGCTGCGGCATCGGCCCGATCGTTTATGAGCGCGACCGGCAGCTCGCCGCGCGCATCATCAACGACTGCGTCGACAAGATCACCCTCCGCGAGCCGGACAGCCGCGAGACGCTCAGCGATTTCGGCGTCACGGACCCGGAGGTCATCCTCGCGTCCGACCCCGCGCTCACGCTGCCGGCCGCAGAGCGCAGCCGCATCGACCGCATTCTGCGCGAGCACGATATGGACCCGGACGGCAAGTATATCGGCTTCGTGCTGCGCAAGTGGCCCGGCATTGAGGAAAAGGCCACCGTGTTCGCCGCCGGCGCTGTGTACGCCTACCTGAAATACGGCCTGACGCCGGTGTTCCTCAGCATCAATTTCCGCACCGACGGCGAGGCCAGCCGGCTCGTCACGGAGCATTTGAGCATCCCGTATTATATGATCGACGAGCAGATGTCCACCGGCGAGGTCATCGGCGTGCTCTCGCGCATGACGACGGTCGTGTCCATGCGGCTGCACGGACTGATTTTTGCCGCCGGACAGGGCGTGCCGCTCATCGGCGTTGCCTATGACCCGAAGGTCACGGCGTTTCTCGACTATGTCGAGCAGAATAACTATATGCAGTTCGAGGCGCTCAACGAGAAGGACCTGTCCGACCTGATCGATTCGGCCGTCGCGCTCGCCGGCAGAGGCGAGGAGCTGCGCCGCCGCACCGAGCTGCTCAACCGTCAGGAGGACAATAACCGCGCCACGGCCGCACGGCTGCTTGGGAAGGAGTAAACGAGCAAAATGATCCGCAGTGCTGTTCTGGTTTCCGGCAAGGGAACAAAATTGCAAAGTCTGCTGGACTCCGTGTTTTTCGGCGAGATCCCGGAGCTGCAGCTCGTCGCCGTCATCTCGTCCGACGCCAATGCCTACGCGCTCAAGCGCGCGCGCAACGCCGGCATCGAGACCGTCGTCGTCGAGCCGGCCATGTTCCCGAACGACACGTCGTACGACATGGCCATCCGCAACAAGCTCAAGGACATGGACATCGAGCTCGTCATCAACGCGGGGTTTTATCCCGGCGTCGGCCGCGAGACGGCCAGGAGCTTCCACAACAAGGTCATCGCGGTGCAGCCGTCGCTCATCCCGGCGTTTGAGACGCTGCGCGGCGACGCGGTGCATGAGGCGGTGCTCGCCCGCGGCCTGAAGGTCACGGGGGCGACGGCGTACCTCGTGGACGAGAACGGAGGCGTTGGCCCGGTGCTGCTGCAAAAGGCCGTGCCCGTGCTTGAGGACGACGATCTCACGACGCTCAAGCGCCGCGTGCTCACTGACGCGGAGTGGAAGCTGCTGCCTGAGGCGGTCAAGCGCTTCTGCGCCGGGAAGATCCGCCTGCACGGCGGCCGCGCGCAGCTGCTCGAGTGAAAAGATAAATCGATATGAAGCGAAAACAGCCTCGGACCGTAATTGGCCCGGGGCTGTAAAACTGTTGGAACCTGCGCGCAAGTGCAAAGCGGACAGAGCAGCGGGGGAGCTCGAGGGGGCAAGGCCCGCCTCGAATCCGATTTTGCTGTCCGTCTGTTAAAAAGTTCGGCACGGACTTTTTAACGGACGGACATCCCCGGATCGTGTCGATCCGGGGATGCTTTTTCGTTTGCTTTTTTCTTCAGCCGGCCATGAGGTGCACGCGGATGATGCCCTCGGCCGCTTTGAGCGCCGCCATGAACGCCTCCATCGTCGTCTGCATGTTCTCGGTCGCGGCCGTGATCGTCACCGGGGCGACGCCGCTCGTCGGAATGCTCTGGTTGATGGTGAGTATATTTGCGCCGTTTTCGGCAAAAATAGCAAGGACGGACGACAGCACGCCCTGCCGGTCGAGCAGCTCGAGGTTGAACGTCACGAGATGGCCGCGCGACATGTCCTGAAACGGGGACACGAAGTCCTTGTATTTATAAAACGCGCTGCGGCTGATGTCCACGCGCGCCACGGCGTCCGCCACCGTGCGCACTTGGCCGGTCTCGAGCAGCTCCTTGGCCTCGATCACCTTGGCAAAGATCTCGGGCAGGACGCTCGCCTCCACGAGATAGTATTTCGGTTTGCTGCCTGCGGCCATAAACAGCCCCTCCTTTGTTCGCGTGCTGCGGGCAAATGTTTTTCAGTACGACACAGTGTAACACATTTCGCGCGGCAGTGCAAGGATTATTCGGAAGGAGCCGATGAATTTTGGGTGGATTTCTCGCGTGCATCCTCGCCGGGGCGGCGATGAGCATTCAGGGCGTGATGAACACGCGCCTGAGCGAACACATCGGTACGATGGAGACCAATGCCTTCGTGCAGTGCGTGGCGGCGGTGCTGTCGCTGCTGGTGCTGGTGCTCTGGCGCACGGGCAGCTTTGCCGCGCTGGGCGCCGCGCCGAAATACTGCTGGTTCGGCGGTGTGCTGGCGCTGGCCATCACGGTCACGGTCATGCTCGGCATGGGCAGGCTCGGCCCGACGCTCGCCGTGGCGACGATCCTCATCGCGCAGCTTTCTGCGGCCGCGGCCATCGACGCCTTCGGCATCATGGGCACGGAAAAGCTCGCCTTCGGCTGGAGCAAGTGGGCGGGGCTCGCGCTGATGACGGGCGGCGTGCTGCTCTTTAAAATGAAATAAAATGAAATGAGGCGGCGAGCCACGCTCGCCGCCTCATGTTTTGCTTTTCTTACAGGCCGATGCTCGCCAGCAGGTCCGCGATGCCGGAGGACTTGATGAGGGCGAAGATCGCACCGATGTCGTAGTGCTCATACGCCGCTTCCCAGATGCGGTCGGGGCTGCCGCCGGTCGCAAGACCGACGCCAAGCACGATCTCGCCGACGATCAGGACGCACAGCGCGATGATGAGAATGGTTTTCCAGGCTTTTTTCATGCGGCGATCTCCTTTCTGCACCAGCGCTTACCCAGGCGCACAAGCAGCCGGACCCAGCCGATGACCATGCGGATGAACAGCCAGATGGCCAGCCAGATCACGACCAGCGCGATGGCGATCACGGCGGCGCCGCCGCCGAGCAGGATGAGCATATCCGCCACCATGGGCAGGCCGATGAAGGCCGTTGCGATCAGGCCCACGCCGCCGGCGCCGCACGCGACGCCGATGGCCAGCACGGCCAGATCCAGCACCAGCAGCACGGCCAGCACCGGCACGCCGATCACGATCGCGCCGAGCGTGTAGAGAACGGCCAGAAAGACGTTCGTCTTGTAGGCCGGCTCGTCCTCGTAATAGGCCTCGTCATAATACCCTTCCTCGCCGTCGGTGGCGTAGTTCGGGTCGTCATAGTCGTCGTCGCCGGCAGGCTGCTCGTCGTAGTAGCCGTCGTCGCCGGCAGGCTGCTCGTCGTAGTAGCCGTCGTCGCCGGCGGGTTGCTCGTCGTAGTAGCCGTCGTCACCGGCAGGCTGCTCGTCGTAGTAGCCGTCGTCCGTGGGCTGTTCGTCATAGTAGCCTTCCTCGGGCTGCTCGTCAAACGAGAACTGACCGTCGAGCACGGGCGCTTCGTCCGTTTCGGGCTCGTCGGGGTTCTCCAGCGGCTCCGGGAACGTGAACGACGGCGCGGGCTTTTGCGCCGCGGCCGCGGTCATCGGGCGGTACTGCTCGGCACGCGGGCGCGGCTGCGGCGTGCGCTTCGGCGCCTGCTCGGGCGCAACGACGGGCGCGGCGGCCGGCGTGACCTTGCCGCTGTCGGCATACCGGATGAGGGCAACGGCCACTTTCGTCGGGTTGCCGATCTCTTGAATGAGGCGCTCCTCATCGGGGGCGTTATCAAACATGTTCTCCATCTGCGCGATGAGCGCCTGA from Clostridiales bacterium carries:
- a CDS encoding ACT domain-containing protein encodes the protein MAAGSKPKYYLVEASVLPEIFAKVIEAKELLETGQVRTVADAVARVDISRSAFYKYKDFVSPFQDMSRGHLVTFNLELLDRQGVLSSVLAIFAENGANILTINQSIPTSGVAPVTITAATENMQTTMEAFMAALKAAEGIIRVHLMAG
- a CDS encoding DMT family transporter is translated as MGGFLACILAGAAMSIQGVMNTRLSEHIGTMETNAFVQCVAAVLSLLVLVLWRTGSFAALGAAPKYCWFGGVLALAITVTVMLGMGRLGPTLAVATILIAQLSAAAAIDAFGIMGTEKLAFGWSKWAGLALMTGGVLLFKMK